One region of Populus trichocarpa isolate Nisqually-1 chromosome 4, P.trichocarpa_v4.1, whole genome shotgun sequence genomic DNA includes:
- the LOC7476315 gene encoding uncharacterized protein LOC7476315, whose translation MDGKKNPVYFLPVLAVVILSGALHATAGNEYVSALGDPGMRRDGLRLAIESWNQCNEVGEEVPSMGSPRAADCFDIYKASPKAEEKNCALCNSLPYALVHRVTEEDNKLSVGNPFLGVQPNALYDVNLYAADKELYLGSKCQVEDTPNPWQFWMIMLKSGNMDTYSAKCPKNGHRVGPFGPDTGFPCFGKGCMNQPFIYHDYTTLQGPNRTTLKGRFYGSWDLDADLSKGLMDNISYHSVTWEKEVGKGSWIFHHLLRTSTKYPWLMLYLRSDATNDVSGGYHYPTRGMSKIIPESPNFKVRFTLNVINGGGPSSQFYLMDMGSCWKNDGKPCDGNVTSDVTRYSEMIINPNISSWCHPNNLNVCPPYHTFPDGTRIHRNDTARFPYAAYHLYCSPGNAEHLEFPYSLCDPYSNPQPQEILQILPHPVWGEYGYPTKQGEGWIGDPRTWELDVGRLSQSLYFYQDPGTPPARRQWMSIDLGTEIFKAPNQVAEWTVSDFDIIIPEQ comes from the exons ATGGATGgaaagaagaacccagtttaTTTTCTTCCTGTTCTGGCCGTGGTTATTCTTTCAGGAGCCTTACATGCTACAGCTGGAAATGAGTATGTATCAGCATTAGGCGATCCTGGAATGAGAAGAGATGGTTTAAGGTTGGCAATAGAGTCATGGAATCAATGCAATGAGGTTGGAGAAGAAGTTCCTTCTATGGGCAGCCCAAGAGCTGCAGATTGCTTTGACATATACAAGGCTTCTCCGAAGGCAGAAG AAAAGAACTGCGCCCTCTGCAATTCCTTGCCCTATGCATTGGTCCACAGAGTCACAGAGGAAGACAACAAGCTTAGTGTTGGAAACCCTTTTCTAGGAGTGCAACCAAATGCCCTTTATGATGTAAACCTTTATGCTGCGGATAAGGAACTCTATTTAGGCTCAAAATGTCAAGTTGAAGACACTCCTAATCCGTGGCAATTCTGGATGATCATGCTCAAGAGCGGCAACATGGACACTTACTCTGCCAAGTGCCCCAAAAATGGCCACAGAGTGGGGCCTTTCGGCCCGGACACTGGATTCCCTTGCTTTGGAAAAGGGTGCATGAACCAGCCATTCATTTATCATGATTACACCACGTTGCAAGGGCCTAATAGGACGACACTTAAAGGAAGGTTTTATGGGTCATGGGATTTGGATGCAGATTTGAGCAAGGGACTAATGGATAACATTTCATACCATTCTGTGACATGGGAGAAGGAGGTAGGAAAGGGAAGTTGgatttttcatcatcttttgaGGACCTCAACAAAGTATCCATGGTTGATGCTTTACTTGAGATCAGATGCCACAAATGATGTTTCTGGTGGGTACCATTACCCAACAAGGGGTATGTCAAAAATT ATCCCGGAATCACCAAACTTCAAAGTAAGGTTCACTTTAAATGTAATCAATGGTGGGGGTCCTAGCAGCCAGTTCTACCTGATGGACATGGGAAGCTGTTGGAAGAACGATGGGAAACCTTGCGATGGAAATGTTACTTCAGATGTCACTCGATACAGCGAAATGATCATAAATCCAAACATAAGTTCATGGTGCCATCCAAACAACCTCAATGTGTGCCCTCCTTACCATACATTTCCCGATGGAACACGTATCCATCGCAATGACACTGCTCGCTTCCCTTATGCCGCCTATCACTTGTACTGTTCTCCTGGGAACGCAGAGCATCTTGAATTTCCTTATAGTTTGTGTGATCCCTATAGCAATCCTCAGCCTCAGGAGATATTACAGATTTTGCCACATCCAGTTTGGGGTGAGTATGGATATCCTACCAAGCAAGGTGAGGGTTGGATTGGTGACCCGAGAACTTGGGAACTTGATGTTGGGAGGTTGTCGCAATCACTTTACTTCTACCAG GATCCTGGGACTCCTCCGGCTAGGAGGCAGTGGATGTCCATTGATTTAGGAACAGAGATATTCAAGGCCCCTAATCAAGTTGCTGAATGGACTGTTAGTGACTTTGACATCATTATACCTGAGCAATGA
- the LOC7476313 gene encoding heat stress transcription factor A-4c isoform X2: MNHRAVRTRCRLFLQRRMRWWMILRRIQLFLGVRAIRVLPYGIHRSLPGICCPDFLSIIISLASSDSSILMKIDPEQWEFANEDFIRGQPFLMKNIHRRKPVHSHSLQNLQGQGSNLLTDSERQSMKDDIERLKRDKEALILELQMQEQERKGFEMQIEGLKEKLQQMERRQQTMVSFVTRVMPKPGLALNLMPQLEGHDRKRRLPRIGCLHSEASSNEDNQTVTSQALSRENADGNSFALLNMEQFDQLESSLTFWENMVNDVVQTHSHNTKTIEMDESTSGAESPAISCAQLIFDFRPKTPGIDMNSEPSIAVVPEPVSPKEQPAGTAPAVATGVNDVFWEQFLTENPGSTDTQEVQSERKDSDGRKNEIKPGDPRKFWWDMRNVNNLTEQMGHLTPAERT; encoded by the exons ATGAATCACAGGGCAGTCCGAACTCGCTGCCGCCTTTTCTTGCAAAGACGTATGAGATGGTGGATGATCCTTCGACGGATCCAATTGTTTCTTGGAGTCAGAGCAATAAGAGTTTTACCGTATGGGATCCACCGGAGTTTGCCAGGGATTTGCTGCCCAGATTTTTTAAGCATAATAATTTCTCTAGCTTCATCAGACAGCTCAATACTTAT GAAAATTGATCCCGAGCAATGGGAATTTGCTAATGAAGATTTTATAAGAGGTCAACCATTTCTAATGAAGAACATCCATAGACGGAAGCCAGTTCATAGCCATTCGTTGCAGAATCTTCAAGGACAAGGCTCTAATCTGCTGACTGATTCAGAAAGACAGAGTATGAAGGATGATATAGAGAGGCTTAAACGTGATAAAGAAGCACTTATTTTGGAGTTACAAATGCAGGAACAAGAGCGGAAAGGATTTGAGATGCAAATTGAGGGTTTGAAAGAGAAGTTGCAACAAATGGAACGAAGACAACAAACTATGGTATCTTTTGTGACCCGAGTGATGCCTAAACCAGGTCTTGCCTTAAATCTAATGCCGCAGTTGGAAGGTCATGATAGAAAGAGAAGGCTGCCGAGAATTGGTTGTCTACACAGTGAAGCCAGTAGTAATGAGGATAATCAGACGGTGACTTCCCAAGCTCTGTCTAGAGAAAATGCAGATGGTAATTCTTTTGCCCTGTTAAACATGGAGCAGTTTGATCAGTTGGAATCATCCCTGACATTCTGGGAGAATATGGTAAATGATGTTGTTCAAACCCACAGTCATAACACTAAAACGATAGAGATGGATGAGTCTACAAGTGGTGCAGAAAGTCCAGCTATATCTTGTGCACAGCTCATTTTTGATTTTCGCCCTAAAACACCTGGTATTGACATGAATTCTGAACCTTCTATAGCTGTTGTGCCAGAGCCTGTTTCACCGAAGGAACAACCTGCTGGGACTGCTCCCGCTGTGGCAACTGGAGTCAACGATGTATTCTGGGAACAGTTTTTAACTGAGAATCCTGGTTCAACTGACACACAGGAAGTTCAATCTGAAAGAAAGGATTCTGATGgtagaaaaaatgaaataaaacctGGTGATCCCAGAAAATTTTGGTGGGATATGAGGAATGTAAATAATCTTACAGAGCAGATGGGGCATCTTACTCCTGCTGAAAGAACTTGA
- the LOC7476314 gene encoding transcription repressor OFP5 encodes MKWGRKKTPSSSRPSLISHVFPTSWLTKFKHMSINPGQEHAKAKQKGKWNSVSASPLPFARGEGGGRFYGGDGDAFWRLSFGDESASTGALSSFHNDLDSELQAPPSSCHSCRSNATRVNNRKEDKIRFSNKVSEARKMRGLPREIEILPEMDACISEKVAEIRTPRLRVGREEKLRKTDQRVFEAQQFNLDGESYEAERVSRKETSKNISETESERTIGRIEREDCKLTASHSKKDFSTHLRKTKKDFVFAAQNESDGFSAENLSSEWQTLKDMKIEELKTKREKQRKSLYINRELQRKKKSKVRAISPRTASKVEICRIKALEDMKKAKMKKKKKVREKKMEGFTGLENFAVVKTSFDPQKDFRDSMIEMIEEKRISRSEELEELLACYLTLNADEYHDLIVKVFRQVWFDLNEACSDTELENEQGYDE; translated from the coding sequence ATGAAGTGGGGTAGGAAAAAAACCCCATCTTCTTCGCGCCCTTCTTTAATATCTCATGTTTTCCCCACTTCCTGGCTAACAAAGTTCAAGCACATGAGCATCAACCCAGGGCAAGAACATGCAAAAGCGAAGCAAAAAGGGAAATGGAATTCTGTTTCCGCAAGTCCATTGCCATTTGCTCGTGGTGAAGGAGGAGGTAGATTCTATGGAGGGGATGGCGATGCTTTTTGGAGACTTTCTTTTGGTGACGAGAGTGCTAGCACAGGTGCTTTGAGTTCATTTCATAATGATTTGGACAGTGAGCTCCAGGCTCCACCATCAAGTTGTCACAGCTGTAGATCAAACGCTACAAGGgtaaataatagaaaagaagaCAAGATCAGGTTCAGCAACAAGGTTTCTGAAGCAAGGAAAATGAGAGGACTGCCAAGAGAAATTGAGATTTTGCCTGAAATGGATGCATGTATAAGTGAAAAGGTAGCAGAAATCAGGACCCCAAGGTTGAGGGTTGGGAGAGAGGAGAAATTGAGGAAAACAGATCAAAGGGTTTTCGAAGCGCAGCAGTTCAATTTGGATGGAGAATCGTATGAAGCAGAGAGGGTATCAAGAAAAGAGACATCAAAGAATATTTCTGAAACGGAATCAGAAAGAACGATTGGGAGGATAGAGAGAGAGGACTGTAAGTTGACAGCTTCTCATTCAAAAAAAGATTTCTCCACTCATCTAAGAAAGACTAAAAAAGACTTTGTATTTGCTGCTCAGAATGAAAGTGATGGATTTTCTGCTGAAAATTTGAGTTCTGAGTGGCAAACGTTGAAAGACATGAAGATTGAAGAGCTCAAGACAAAGAGGGAGAAACAGAGAAAATCTCTGTACATAAACAGAGAATTgcagaggaaaaagaaaagtaaagtcAGGGCTATTTCTCCAAGAACAGCTTCAAAAGTCGAAATCTGCAGAATAAAAGCACTTGAAGACATGAAGAAAGCcaagatgaaaaagaagaaaaaggttaGGGAGAAAAAAATGGAGGGATTCACAGGCCTAGAGAATTTCGCTGTGGTGAAAACCTCGTTTGATCCACAGAAGGACTTCAGAGATTCAATGATTGAAATGATTGAGGAGAAGAGAATTAGCCGGTCAGAAGAGCTCGAAGAACTCTTGGCGTGCTATCTGACATTGAACGCTGACGAGTATCATGATCTTATTGTCAAGGTATTCCGGCAGGTATGGTTTGATCTGAACGAGGCCTGCTCTGATACTGAACTAGAGAATGAACAAGGTTACGATGAATAA
- the LOC7470192 gene encoding G-type lectin S-receptor-like serine/threonine-protein kinase SD2-5 isoform X1, with translation MAIWPLSDILLVQLLIMLSPAYFLEAQIHDSTAQISTSWTNNLSIPAGDFDFYQMILMIVSLQMSHYQDGSFNFTLENVIWLANENKPVGQNATLKLLPEGNLVLRDADGALVWSTNTSNMSVAGIKMMETGMLVLQDHNNKTVWQSFSTTAHVSTSWTNNYRISAMPYNTYKIIMMHGAVFSCGFHSTDQNSFYFAIWKQSEYAGDALWLANRNRPVGENATLQLLPDGDLILRDAAGTFVWSTNTSNMSVAGMRMMETGNLELYDVNNKTVWNSFDHPSDVLFLGNKLVAGQKLVASVSKTDRSEGGFSLFVIPKGLFASYQANAPQKYFKFSVFGGIDSLQLSHDESSGNLALLIMSASPDEPNTMLTSTVKYSATAYMKFDPDGYLRIYDGNMIDGVDLLTDMMSACDYPTACGNYGLCLNGQCSCPAGFARANTTNDQGNYNCWQISPTTCENPKSHSLLPLEDVYYFNYVDPEAAVLNGTDMKSCKDACLKNCSCKAALFKYYVNNSHGNCFLPSPVLTLTADGKERNNYQSYAFIKISNDGENGSAFTSSINPTSSINPKIIAGSTIGAILLMSLIAGLCIMVLRKKRDREEGIEDLNQLSGMPMRFTYQELRVATWDFEKKLGGGGFGSVFEGILENGEKIAVKRLDALGQGEKEFLAEVKTIGSIHHVNLARLIGFCAAKLHRLLVYEFMCCGSLDKWIFCREPLLHPLDFQTRRNIIMDIAKGLAYLHEECRQRIVHLDIKPQNILLDANLHAKISDFGLSKLIDKDQSQVVTTMRGTPGYLAPELFSSVITEKADVYSFGIVVMEVVRGKKNLDRSQPECMHLLPILMKKAQEDQLIDMVDNSSEDMQLHRLEAVEMVRVAIWCLQSDHTRRPSMSTVVKVLEGTMGVEADLDYCLQNATTMAAIRREAVLDSTATLLPSLLSGPR, from the exons ATGGCTATATGGCCTTTGAGTGATATCCTGCTAGTGCAGCTTTTGATCATGTTATCTCCTGCATACTTCCTAGAAGCTCAAATTCATGACTCCACAGCACAAATATCGACATCATGGACAAACAATTTGTCCATTCCAGCGGGAGACTTCGATTTCTACCAAATGATCTTGATGA TTGTATCACTCCAAATGTCACATTATCAAGATGGTAGTTTTAATTTCACTCTTGAGAATGTCATATGGTTGGCAAATGAAAATAAGCCTGTTGGACAGAACGCAACTCTAAAGTTACTTCCAGAAGGAAATTTGGTTCTGAGAGATGCAGATGGAGCTTTAGTCTGGTCTACCAACACGTCTAACATGTCTGTTGCAGGTATAAAGATGATGGAAACAGGAATGCTTGTGCTTCAAGACCACAATAATAAGACTGTGTGGCAATCTTTTAGTACTACAGCACATGTGTCCACTTCATGGACGAATAATTATCGCATATCAGCCATGCCTtataatacatataaaataatcatGATGCACGGAGCTGTTTTTTCTTGTGGATTTCACTCCACGGACCAGAATTCCTTCTATTTTGCAATATGGAAGCAATCGGAATATGCTGGGGATGCCTTATGGTTAGCAAACAGAAACAGGCCTGTTGGTGAGAACGCAACTTTACAATTATTACCAGATGGAGATTTGATCTTGAGAGATGCTGCTGGAACTTTCGTTTGGTCTACTAACACATCTAACATGTCTGTTGCGGGTATGAGGATGATGGAAACTGGAAACCTTGAGCTTTATGATGTCAATAACAAGACTGTTTGGAATTCATTTGATCATCCTTCTGATGTACTGTTTCTTGGGAACAAATTAGTGGCAGGACAAAAGCTGGTGGCAAGTGTTTCGAAAACTGATAGATCTGAAGGTGGCTTCAGCCTTTTTGTGATCCCAAAAGGTTTGTTTGCTTCTTACCAAGCTAATGCGCCACAAAAGTACTTCAAATTTTCAGTTTTTGGGGGCATAGACAGCCTCCAACTAAGTCATGATGAATCCTCTGGTAATCTTGCTTTACTTATAATGTCAGCTTCACCTGATGAGCCGAATACAATGCTTACAAGCACCGTTAAATACTCAGCGACGGCTTACATGAAATTTGATCCTGATGGGTATCTCAGAATTTATGATGGCAACATGATTGACGGGGTTGATCTGTTGACAGATATGATGAGTGCATGTGATTACCCAACAGCTTGTGGTAATTATGGGCTGTGCTTAAATGGACAGTGCTCGTGCCCAGCAGGATTTGCTCGAGCCAATACCACAAATGATCAAGGCAACTACAATTGCTGGCAGATTAGTCCAACCACATGTGAAAATCCAAAATCCCAttctcttcttcccctggaAGATGTCTACTATTTCAATTATGTTGACCCTGAGGCAGCGGTCCTGAATGGAACAGACATGAAGAGTTGTAAAGATGCATGTTTGAAAAACTGTTCATGCAAGGCTGCTCTATTTAAGTATTACGTTAATAATTCTCATGGGAATTGTTTTTTGCCCTCACCAGTTCTTACACTAACGGCTGATGGTAAGGAAAGAAACAATTACCAATCTTATGCCTTCATCAAAATTTCTAATGATGGAGAGAATGGAAGTGCTTTTACATCTTCTATCAATCCTACATCTTCTATCAATCCTAAAATAATAGCAGGATCAACTATTGGAGCCATCCTTCTTATGAGTTTAATTGCTGGTCTATGTATTATggttttgaggaagaaaagagaTCGAGAGGAAGGAATAGAAGACTTGAATCAACTATCAGGAATGCCCATGAGATTCACATACCAAGAACTAAGAGTAGCAACTTGGGATTTTGAGAAGAAGCTTGGAGGAGGAGGGTTTGGATCAGTTTTTGAAGGAATTCtagaaaatggagaaaaaattgCAGTAAAGCGCCTAGATGCTTTAGGCCAAGGGGAGAAGGAATTCTTGGCTGAGGTCAAAACTATAGGAAGCATCCATCATGTCAACCTGGCGAGGCTAATTGGATTCTGTGCTGCTAAATTGCATAGGCTTTTAGTCTATGAGTTCATGTGCTGTGGGTCTTTGGATAAGTGGATTTTCTGCAGGGAACCACTACTACATCCTCTGGACTTCCAAACTAGAAGAAACATTATCATGGATATAGCAAAGGGGCTGGCCTATCTCCATGAAGAATGCAGACAAAGAATAGTCCACTTAGACATCAAACCACAAAACATTTTGTTGGATGCAAATCTGCATGCTAAGATCTCTGATTTTGGCTTGTCTAAGTTGATTGACAAGGATCAAAGTCAAGTGGTGACCACAATGAGAGGAACTCCTGGGTACTTGGCTCCTGAATTATTCAGCTCAGTCATCACAGAGAAGGCAgatgtttatagttttggaATCGTAGTCATGGAAGTTGTCCGCGGAAAGAAAAATCTGGATAGGTCACAGCCTGAGTGCATGCATTTGCTCCCTATTCTTATGAAGAAGGCACAGGAGGATCAATTGATTGATATGGTTGACAATAGCAGTGAGGATATGCAATTGCACAGGTTAGAAGCTGTGGAGATGGTGAGGGTTGCTATTTGGTGTCTGCAAAGTGATCACACCAGGAGGCCTAGCATGTCAACAGTGGTTAAGGTCTTAGAGGGCACCATGGGTGTTGAAGCAGACCTAGACTATTGCCTTCAGAATGCAACAACAATGGCAGCAATAAGAAGAGAGGCAGTGCTGGACAGTACTGCCACATTGCTGCCATCACTACTATCAGGACCAAGGTGA
- the LOC7476313 gene encoding heat stress transcription factor A-4c isoform X1 encodes MDESQGSPNSLPPFLAKTYEMVDDPSTDPIVSWSQSNKSFTVWDPPEFARDLLPRFFKHNNFSSFIRQLNTYGFRKIDPEQWEFANEDFIRGQPFLMKNIHRRKPVHSHSLQNLQGQGSNLLTDSERQSMKDDIERLKRDKEALILELQMQEQERKGFEMQIEGLKEKLQQMERRQQTMVSFVTRVMPKPGLALNLMPQLEGHDRKRRLPRIGCLHSEASSNEDNQTVTSQALSRENADGNSFALLNMEQFDQLESSLTFWENMVNDVVQTHSHNTKTIEMDESTSGAESPAISCAQLIFDFRPKTPGIDMNSEPSIAVVPEPVSPKEQPAGTAPAVATGVNDVFWEQFLTENPGSTDTQEVQSERKDSDGRKNEIKPGDPRKFWWDMRNVNNLTEQMGHLTPAERT; translated from the exons ATGGATGAATCACAGGGCAGTCCGAACTCGCTGCCGCCTTTTCTTGCAAAGACGTATGAGATGGTGGATGATCCTTCGACGGATCCAATTGTTTCTTGGAGTCAGAGCAATAAGAGTTTTACCGTATGGGATCCACCGGAGTTTGCCAGGGATTTGCTGCCCAGATTTTTTAAGCATAATAATTTCTCTAGCTTCATCAGACAGCTCAATACTTAT GGTTTTAGGAAAATTGATCCCGAGCAATGGGAATTTGCTAATGAAGATTTTATAAGAGGTCAACCATTTCTAATGAAGAACATCCATAGACGGAAGCCAGTTCATAGCCATTCGTTGCAGAATCTTCAAGGACAAGGCTCTAATCTGCTGACTGATTCAGAAAGACAGAGTATGAAGGATGATATAGAGAGGCTTAAACGTGATAAAGAAGCACTTATTTTGGAGTTACAAATGCAGGAACAAGAGCGGAAAGGATTTGAGATGCAAATTGAGGGTTTGAAAGAGAAGTTGCAACAAATGGAACGAAGACAACAAACTATGGTATCTTTTGTGACCCGAGTGATGCCTAAACCAGGTCTTGCCTTAAATCTAATGCCGCAGTTGGAAGGTCATGATAGAAAGAGAAGGCTGCCGAGAATTGGTTGTCTACACAGTGAAGCCAGTAGTAATGAGGATAATCAGACGGTGACTTCCCAAGCTCTGTCTAGAGAAAATGCAGATGGTAATTCTTTTGCCCTGTTAAACATGGAGCAGTTTGATCAGTTGGAATCATCCCTGACATTCTGGGAGAATATGGTAAATGATGTTGTTCAAACCCACAGTCATAACACTAAAACGATAGAGATGGATGAGTCTACAAGTGGTGCAGAAAGTCCAGCTATATCTTGTGCACAGCTCATTTTTGATTTTCGCCCTAAAACACCTGGTATTGACATGAATTCTGAACCTTCTATAGCTGTTGTGCCAGAGCCTGTTTCACCGAAGGAACAACCTGCTGGGACTGCTCCCGCTGTGGCAACTGGAGTCAACGATGTATTCTGGGAACAGTTTTTAACTGAGAATCCTGGTTCAACTGACACACAGGAAGTTCAATCTGAAAGAAAGGATTCTGATGgtagaaaaaatgaaataaaacctGGTGATCCCAGAAAATTTTGGTGGGATATGAGGAATGTAAATAATCTTACAGAGCAGATGGGGCATCTTACTCCTGCTGAAAGAACTTGA
- the LOC7470192 gene encoding G-type lectin S-receptor-like serine/threonine-protein kinase At5g24080 isoform X2, which translates to MAIWPLSDILLVQLLIMLSPAYFLEAQIHDSTAQISTSWTNNLSIPAGDFDFYQMILMSESESFACGFYSKDQKNDSFYFAVVSLQMSHYQDGSFNFTLENVIWLANENKPVGQNATLKLLPEGNLVLRDADGALVWSTNTSNMSVAGIKMMETGMLVLQDHNNKTVWQSFSTTAHVSTSWTNNYRISAMPYNTYKIIMMHGAVFSCGFHSTDQNSFYFAIWKQSEYAGDALWLANRNRPVGENATLQLLPDGDLILRDAAGTFVWSTNTSNMSVAGMRMMETGNLELYDVNNKTVWNSFDHPSDVLFLGNKLVAGQKLVASVSKTDRSEGGFSLFVIPKASPDEPNTMLTSTVKYSATAYMKFDPDGYLRIYDGNMIDGVDLLTDMMSACDYPTACGNYGLCLNGQCSCPAGFARANTTNDQGNYNCWQISPTTCENPKSHSLLPLEDVYYFNYVDPEAAVLNGTDMKSCKDACLKNCSCKAALFKYYVNNSHGNCFLPSPVLTLTADGKERNNYQSYAFIKISNDGENGSAFTSSINPTSSINPKIIAGSTIGAILLMSLIAGLCIMVLRKKRDREEGIEDLNQLSGMPMRFTYQELRVATWDFEKKLGGGGFGSVFEGILENGEKIAVKRLDALGQGEKEFLAEVKTIGSIHHVNLARLIGFCAAKLHRLLVYEFMCCGSLDKWIFCREPLLHPLDFQTRRNIIMDIAKGLAYLHEECRQRIVHLDIKPQNILLDANLHAKISDFGLSKLIDKDQSQVVTTMRGTPGYLAPELFSSVITEKADVYSFGIVVMEVVRGKKNLDRSQPECMHLLPILMKKAQEDQLIDMVDNSSEDMQLHRLEAVEMVRVAIWCLQSDHTRRPSMSTVVKVLEGTMGVEADLDYCLQNATTMAAIRREAVLDSTATLLPSLLSGPR; encoded by the exons ATGGCTATATGGCCTTTGAGTGATATCCTGCTAGTGCAGCTTTTGATCATGTTATCTCCTGCATACTTCCTAGAAGCTCAAATTCATGACTCCACAGCACAAATATCGACATCATGGACAAACAATTTGTCCATTCCAGCGGGAGACTTCGATTTCTACCAAATGATCTTGATGAGTGAGTCTGAGTCTTTTGCTTGTGGATTTTACTCCAAAGACCAGAAAAATGATTCCTTCTATTTTGCAGTTGTATCACTCCAAATGTCACATTATCAAGATGGTAGTTTTAATTTCACTCTTGAGAATGTCATATGGTTGGCAAATGAAAATAAGCCTGTTGGACAGAACGCAACTCTAAAGTTACTTCCAGAAGGAAATTTGGTTCTGAGAGATGCAGATGGAGCTTTAGTCTGGTCTACCAACACGTCTAACATGTCTGTTGCAGGTATAAAGATGATGGAAACAGGAATGCTTGTGCTTCAAGACCACAATAATAAGACTGTGTGGCAATCTTTTAGTACTACAGCACATGTGTCCACTTCATGGACGAATAATTATCGCATATCAGCCATGCCTtataatacatataaaataatcatGATGCACGGAGCTGTTTTTTCTTGTGGATTTCACTCCACGGACCAGAATTCCTTCTATTTTGCAATATGGAAGCAATCGGAATATGCTGGGGATGCCTTATGGTTAGCAAACAGAAACAGGCCTGTTGGTGAGAACGCAACTTTACAATTATTACCAGATGGAGATTTGATCTTGAGAGATGCTGCTGGAACTTTCGTTTGGTCTACTAACACATCTAACATGTCTGTTGCGGGTATGAGGATGATGGAAACTGGAAACCTTGAGCTTTATGATGTCAATAACAAGACTGTTTGGAATTCATTTGATCATCCTTCTGATGTACTGTTTCTTGGGAACAAATTAGTGGCAGGACAAAAGCTGGTGGCAAGTGTTTCGAAAACTGATAGATCTGAAGGTGGCTTCAGCCTTTTTGTGATCCCAAAAG CTTCACCTGATGAGCCGAATACAATGCTTACAAGCACCGTTAAATACTCAGCGACGGCTTACATGAAATTTGATCCTGATGGGTATCTCAGAATTTATGATGGCAACATGATTGACGGGGTTGATCTGTTGACAGATATGATGAGTGCATGTGATTACCCAACAGCTTGTGGTAATTATGGGCTGTGCTTAAATGGACAGTGCTCGTGCCCAGCAGGATTTGCTCGAGCCAATACCACAAATGATCAAGGCAACTACAATTGCTGGCAGATTAGTCCAACCACATGTGAAAATCCAAAATCCCAttctcttcttcccctggaAGATGTCTACTATTTCAATTATGTTGACCCTGAGGCAGCGGTCCTGAATGGAACAGACATGAAGAGTTGTAAAGATGCATGTTTGAAAAACTGTTCATGCAAGGCTGCTCTATTTAAGTATTACGTTAATAATTCTCATGGGAATTGTTTTTTGCCCTCACCAGTTCTTACACTAACGGCTGATGGTAAGGAAAGAAACAATTACCAATCTTATGCCTTCATCAAAATTTCTAATGATGGAGAGAATGGAAGTGCTTTTACATCTTCTATCAATCCTACATCTTCTATCAATCCTAAAATAATAGCAGGATCAACTATTGGAGCCATCCTTCTTATGAGTTTAATTGCTGGTCTATGTATTATggttttgaggaagaaaagagaTCGAGAGGAAGGAATAGAAGACTTGAATCAACTATCAGGAATGCCCATGAGATTCACATACCAAGAACTAAGAGTAGCAACTTGGGATTTTGAGAAGAAGCTTGGAGGAGGAGGGTTTGGATCAGTTTTTGAAGGAATTCtagaaaatggagaaaaaattgCAGTAAAGCGCCTAGATGCTTTAGGCCAAGGGGAGAAGGAATTCTTGGCTGAGGTCAAAACTATAGGAAGCATCCATCATGTCAACCTGGCGAGGCTAATTGGATTCTGTGCTGCTAAATTGCATAGGCTTTTAGTCTATGAGTTCATGTGCTGTGGGTCTTTGGATAAGTGGATTTTCTGCAGGGAACCACTACTACATCCTCTGGACTTCCAAACTAGAAGAAACATTATCATGGATATAGCAAAGGGGCTGGCCTATCTCCATGAAGAATGCAGACAAAGAATAGTCCACTTAGACATCAAACCACAAAACATTTTGTTGGATGCAAATCTGCATGCTAAGATCTCTGATTTTGGCTTGTCTAAGTTGATTGACAAGGATCAAAGTCAAGTGGTGACCACAATGAGAGGAACTCCTGGGTACTTGGCTCCTGAATTATTCAGCTCAGTCATCACAGAGAAGGCAgatgtttatagttttggaATCGTAGTCATGGAAGTTGTCCGCGGAAAGAAAAATCTGGATAGGTCACAGCCTGAGTGCATGCATTTGCTCCCTATTCTTATGAAGAAGGCACAGGAGGATCAATTGATTGATATGGTTGACAATAGCAGTGAGGATATGCAATTGCACAGGTTAGAAGCTGTGGAGATGGTGAGGGTTGCTATTTGGTGTCTGCAAAGTGATCACACCAGGAGGCCTAGCATGTCAACAGTGGTTAAGGTCTTAGAGGGCACCATGGGTGTTGAAGCAGACCTAGACTATTGCCTTCAGAATGCAACAACAATGGCAGCAATAAGAAGAGAGGCAGTGCTGGACAGTACTGCCACATTGCTGCCATCACTACTATCAGGACCAAGGTGA